GCGAATCATGAGCGACAACAAGGCGTACATGGATCAGACCATCTCCGCTGAACTCAGCGAGCAGGTCTGTGTGGTAGGGTTTGTGGTCTGGCGAGCCAGCCAGACCCTGCGTTTATAACGTCACTTTCGCACCTCCGAAACGGCAGTTTTTTGGCGCCGACCCTGATGCCATGCAGTAATGGTGAAAATGGCTCTGCACAGACTGCGTCTCTTGACATTGCCCTCACCTTGTTTATGAGTTTCTTTTGCCACTTTTTCCCCGCAAAAAGTGGCTGGGAAGCGGCCCCAGTGCTGTCCTTTTCAGCCATCCGCTTGCCTGGAACTGGGGACCGCAAACAACCACCCTCCGTGGCTTTGGGTTTGCGGTTGCCGCCCTCGTGGCGTCAACCCTGCGGGTCCATAGCGTTATGCAGGCAATTGAAAAGCTCTCAGGTGCAAGGCGCAGGCAAGGTGAGAAGTGAGGCGTACTTCCTGTACGTCGCAGCGACGAGCACTGGTGAGCAACGCCGCAGGTGAGGCTTTTCAGCAGCCTGTCAAGGCAGGTTTCTCGCCAAGCCGCGAAGTCGCCAAGGAAAAGCAGCAACGAGCGACTGCTCAAAAACGAAGAGATTTTCACACAAAGCCCACAAAGGCGCAAAGAAAGGCAAAGGGAAAAGCAGTTTCCACCGCGAATGAACACGAATATGCACGAATGGGGAAATTTCACGCAAAGACTGTGGGGAGGGGAAACCGGAAGAGCTTAACCACGGAAATCACGGAAGACGCGGAAGTTACCGCGAATAGACGCGTATAAACGCGAATGGAAAGGCAGGATCTCACGCCCGTTCGCTGCGCTCACTCAAGTCGCGAAGACGCAGAGAAAAATACAAGGTTAACTGATTTGGCTGCCCATCTTTTTTGCGTTCTCAGCGGCTTTGCGAGAGGAGATTGTCTTTTCTGAAAAGATAATTTTAAAGAAAGTGTCTTTCAATACCTCAAAACACACAGGCAATTAAAAAGTTCTCAGGTGCAAGGCGCGGGCAAAGCGAGGAGCGAGGCGTACTCCCTGTACGTCGCAGTGACGAGCGATGCCCGGCAACGCAGCAGATGGGGCTCTTTGAGCAGCCTGCTGTCGGATCTCCAGAACAGGCGAGCAGGCGAGCCGGATAAACGGGCGTTCGGGGGGCACGTTTTTGGGTCCTTTTTGGTGCGCCAGGCTAAGAACTTATCCATAAATTACGCCGATTTTCCTGTATGTGATTATGGCTGCCGCAAGACACGTCAACCCGTAGTGAGTGACCTCAAGCTTCTCAAAGCGCACATGAATCTTCCTGAAACGGTTGAACCAGGAAATAGATGCTTCCACTATCCAGCGCCTCGCCTTCTTTGATGGGTCACGCTTCTTGTCCTCGATCTCTTCTTTTCGCTGCTTTACATGGGGTATGTATCCGCGCTGAAGAATGCTGCTGAGCGCCTGCTTTCCCTTGTAGCCACAATCTGCGCAAAGATGCTGCTCCTGCTCTGCAGGCTTCTCGAAGACTACGCCATCAAGAACAGCTTCAAGCTGGCTCACATCATGCCGGTTCGCTCCGGTTACGACGATGGACAACGGGACGCCACGACCGTCCACCAGGACATGACGCTTGCTCCCGTTTTTTTCCCCGATCCGTCGGGTTCTTCCCTACGGTTTCAAGAGCCATTGGTG
This portion of the Desulfurispirillum indicum S5 genome encodes:
- a CDS encoding IS5 family transposase (programmed frameshift), with product MSKVQSWEVSDAFWQRVEPLLPIQQRDPDKTYKRKPGGGRKRLDPRMAFSGIVYVLRTGCQWKAIPKEQFGCASAVHKYFIEWSKAGVFEAIWRQGLAEYDEMEGIAWEWQSIDGGMYKAPMALETVGKNPTDRGKNGSKRHVLVDGRGVPLSIVVTGANRHDVSQLEAVLDGVVFEKPAEQEQHLCADCGYKGKQALSSILQRGYIPHVKQRKEEIEDKKRDPSKKARRWIVEASISWFNRFRKIHVRFEKLEVTHYGLTCLAAAIITYRKIGVIYG